The following proteins come from a genomic window of Corynebacterium hansenii:
- a CDS encoding peptidylprolyl isomerase, translating to MQGNEQRRREAMKNLERELGRRDRAEKVKPLGVVVATLAILVVLVGGIWFLTTMGGEKDDAKDGEDVTASQTPTSAPQLTPLAMARAEKLPDTVTCKYPAGGGAAAKEVSAPSADNVPATGKVTVTLKTNQGDIPMELDRSLSPCGVNAIEHLAKEGYYNDTVCHRMTAGSLQVLQCGDPTGTGAGGPGFTFADEYPKDQPNVPQETIYPEGSIAMANSGPDTNGSQFFLNYGPSQLQPNYSVLGTMTPEGLKVAKGIAGKGIDGGQTDGKPKEEVRIETATVS from the coding sequence GTGCAGGGCAATGAACAGCGACGCCGCGAGGCGATGAAGAACCTCGAGCGCGAGCTCGGCCGCCGCGACCGGGCGGAGAAGGTCAAGCCGTTGGGCGTCGTCGTGGCCACGCTTGCCATCCTGGTCGTGCTGGTCGGCGGCATCTGGTTCCTGACCACCATGGGCGGCGAAAAGGACGACGCGAAGGACGGCGAGGACGTCACCGCCAGCCAGACCCCGACGTCCGCCCCGCAGCTGACCCCGCTGGCCATGGCCCGCGCCGAGAAGCTCCCCGACACCGTCACCTGCAAGTACCCGGCCGGGGGCGGCGCGGCCGCCAAGGAAGTCTCCGCCCCGTCCGCCGACAACGTCCCCGCCACGGGCAAGGTCACGGTGACGCTGAAGACCAACCAGGGCGACATCCCCATGGAGCTCGACCGTTCCCTGTCCCCCTGCGGCGTCAACGCCATCGAGCACCTGGCCAAGGAGGGCTACTACAACGACACGGTCTGCCACCGCATGACCGCCGGCAGCCTCCAGGTCCTGCAGTGCGGCGATCCCACGGGCACCGGCGCCGGCGGCCCCGGCTTCACCTTCGCCGACGAGTACCCGAAGGACCAGCCGAACGTCCCGCAGGAGACCATCTACCCCGAGGGCTCCATCGCCATGGCCAACTCCGGCCCGGACACCAACGGCTCGCAGTTCTTCCTCAACTACGGCCCCAGCCAGCTTCAGCCGAATTACTCGGTGCTGGGCACCATGACGCCGGAGGGCCTCAAGGTGGCCAAGGGCATCGCCGGCAAGGGCATCGACGGCGGCCAGACCGACGGCAAGCCCAAGGAAGAGGTCCGCATCGAGACGGCCACCGTCTCCTAG
- a CDS encoding MBL fold metallo-hydrolase, with protein sequence MEIIGFPSGPLETNCYVATGHTMDGDAADGPVPVVIIDPGMDALGRLKRECEERNLKPEAVLLTHGHIDHTRDVGDVSREWGIPVYISPHDRFMLENPLIGAGLSLGKMFNVAEMVPPTDIHDLDDGDEVKFAGLAFEVIHAPGHSPGCIMLRAFDGGDEIVFSGDVLFAGSIGRTDLPGADPQDMMDSLKNRVLPLDDDLTILPGHGPTSTIGREKAHNPFLAQVK encoded by the coding sequence ATGGAGATCATCGGTTTCCCCTCCGGTCCGCTCGAGACCAACTGCTACGTCGCCACCGGCCACACGATGGACGGCGACGCCGCCGACGGACCGGTCCCCGTGGTCATCATCGACCCGGGCATGGACGCGCTGGGCCGCCTGAAGCGGGAGTGCGAGGAGCGCAACCTCAAACCGGAGGCGGTGCTGCTGACCCACGGGCACATCGACCACACCCGCGACGTCGGCGACGTGTCCCGCGAGTGGGGGATCCCGGTGTACATCAGCCCGCATGACCGTTTCATGCTGGAGAATCCGCTCATCGGCGCGGGGCTCAGCCTGGGCAAGATGTTCAACGTCGCGGAGATGGTGCCGCCGACCGACATCCACGACCTCGACGACGGCGACGAGGTCAAGTTCGCCGGCCTGGCCTTCGAGGTCATCCACGCCCCGGGGCATTCGCCGGGCTGCATCATGCTGCGCGCCTTCGACGGCGGCGACGAGATCGTCTTCTCCGGGGACGTGCTGTTCGCCGGTTCGATCGGCCGCACCGATCTTCCGGGTGCCGACCCGCAGGACATGATGGATTCGCTGAAGAACCGCGTCCTGCCGCTCGACGACGACCTGACCATCCTGCCGGGCCACGGCCCGACGTCCACGATCGGCCGGGAGAAGGCCCATAATCCGTTCCTCGCGCAGGTGAAGTAA
- the hisS gene encoding histidine--tRNA ligase, with product MTEQQKKQKIRPFTAPKGVPDYVPPTSRAFEAVRGYLQHRARLAGYEHIELPVFEDTGLFARGVGESTDVVSKEMYTFADRGDRSVTLRPEGTAGVMRAVIEHNLDRGQLPVKLSYAGPFFRYERPQAGRYRQLQQVGVEAIGVDDPALDAEVVALADASFRGIGLTGHRLELTSLGDDSCRPEYRRKLQDFLFALPLDEETRRRAELNPLRVLDDKRPEVKEMTADAPVMLDHLSPECRAHFETVTGLLDDMGVEYVINPRMVRGLDYYTKTCFEFVHDGLGAQSGIGGGGRYDGLMAQLGGQELSGIGFGLGVDRALLALETEGKTFGGERRVDVYGVALGEDASRAMAVLVGKLRDAGISSDMSYGGRGLKGAMKGADRAGARFALVLGESELEAGEVQLKDLTSHEQHAISLDDAVAQLKARLDQ from the coding sequence GTGACCGAGCAGCAGAAGAAGCAGAAGATCCGTCCCTTCACCGCGCCGAAGGGCGTGCCGGACTACGTGCCGCCGACGTCGCGCGCCTTCGAGGCCGTGCGGGGTTACCTGCAGCATCGCGCCCGCCTGGCGGGGTACGAGCACATCGAGCTGCCCGTCTTCGAGGACACCGGCCTGTTCGCCCGCGGCGTGGGCGAGTCCACCGACGTGGTGTCGAAGGAGATGTACACCTTCGCCGACCGCGGCGACCGGTCCGTGACGTTGCGCCCGGAGGGCACCGCGGGCGTCATGCGCGCGGTGATCGAGCACAACCTCGACCGCGGCCAGCTGCCGGTGAAGCTGTCCTACGCGGGCCCGTTCTTCCGTTACGAGCGCCCGCAGGCCGGCCGTTACCGCCAGCTGCAGCAGGTCGGCGTGGAGGCCATCGGCGTCGATGATCCGGCCCTGGACGCCGAGGTCGTCGCGCTGGCGGACGCCTCCTTCCGCGGCATCGGGCTGACCGGCCACCGACTGGAGCTGACGTCGCTGGGCGACGATTCCTGCCGCCCGGAGTACCGCCGCAAGCTGCAGGACTTCCTCTTCGCCCTGCCGCTGGACGAGGAGACCCGCCGCCGCGCCGAGCTCAACCCGCTGCGCGTGCTCGACGACAAGCGCCCCGAGGTCAAGGAGATGACCGCCGACGCCCCGGTGATGCTCGACCACCTGTCGCCGGAGTGCCGCGCCCACTTCGAGACCGTCACCGGCCTCCTCGACGACATGGGCGTGGAGTACGTGATCAACCCGCGCATGGTCCGCGGCCTGGATTACTACACCAAGACCTGCTTCGAGTTCGTCCACGATGGTCTGGGCGCGCAGTCGGGCATCGGCGGCGGCGGCCGCTACGACGGCCTGATGGCCCAGCTCGGCGGCCAGGAACTGTCGGGCATCGGCTTCGGCCTGGGCGTCGACCGCGCGCTGCTGGCCCTGGAGACCGAGGGCAAGACCTTCGGCGGCGAGCGCCGCGTGGACGTCTACGGCGTGGCCCTCGGCGAGGACGCCTCCCGCGCGATGGCGGTTCTCGTCGGCAAGCTCCGCGACGCGGGGATCAGCTCCGACATGTCCTACGGCGGCCGCGGCCTGAAGGGCGCGATGAAGGGCGCCGACCGCGCCGGCGCGCGTTTCGCCCTGGTGCTCGGCGAGTCCGAGCTCGAGGCGGGCGAGGTCCAGCTCAAGGACTTGACGTCGCACGAGCAGCACGCGATCTCGCTTGACGACGCCGTCGCCCAGCTCAAGGCGCGCCTGGATCAGTAG
- a CDS encoding L-serine ammonia-lyase — MTISVVDLFSIGIGPSSSHTVGPMWAAAGFMRGLPQKLRDAASPASVPASATELPQKLRDATAPVDDSSRGDAAAPVGDPSRANACSRTDSLTVDVELRGSLAATGRGHGTDRAVLLGLAGHAPETVPPDAEPLPGTDIPATGTVHAESGAFSYRITFDPREIDGHPNGMIFTARAGDEEFTQEWFSVGGGFVLSGEDMAAKNAAESGLGAGASTAGRRGAVPHPFTTGDELLARCRDSGLDVAEVMAANEAALHGGPETVDGHLDAVWRTMRECIDAGMAAEGILPGGLGVRRRAFELHRRLLSARADEKADALAAMEWVNLWALAVNEENAAGGRVVTAPTNGAAGIVPAVMRYARVYVAGFTPEAARRFLLAAGAIGIVVKENASISGAEVGCQGEVGSAAAMAAAGLCEVMGGDPRQVENAAEIALEHNLGLTCDPVGGLVQIPCIERNAVAAVQAINAARLARLGDGDHAVTLDEAVATMAATGRDMMTKYKETSTGGLAVALRMPVNRTEC; from the coding sequence ATGACCATCAGCGTCGTCGATCTGTTCAGCATCGGCATCGGCCCCTCCTCCTCGCACACCGTCGGCCCCATGTGGGCCGCCGCAGGGTTCATGCGGGGGCTGCCCCAGAAGCTTCGCGACGCCGCTTCCCCGGCGAGCGTTCCTGCTTCGGCCACCGAGCTGCCGCAGAAGCTTCGCGACGCTACTGCTCCGGTCGACGACTCATCCCGGGGCGACGCTGCTGCTCCGGTCGGTGACCCATCCCGGGCCAATGCATGTTCTCGGACGGATTCGTTGACCGTCGACGTCGAATTGCGCGGATCGCTTGCGGCAACCGGTCGGGGCCACGGCACCGATCGCGCGGTGCTCCTAGGCTTGGCGGGCCACGCGCCGGAGACCGTGCCGCCGGACGCCGAACCACTGCCGGGCACCGACATCCCCGCCACCGGAACGGTTCACGCTGAATCCGGCGCCTTCTCCTACCGCATCACCTTCGATCCGCGGGAAATCGACGGCCACCCCAACGGCATGATCTTCACCGCACGAGCCGGGGACGAAGAGTTCACCCAGGAGTGGTTCTCCGTCGGCGGCGGGTTCGTCCTGTCCGGTGAGGACATGGCCGCGAAAAACGCCGCGGAATCCGGCCTGGGCGCCGGCGCATCGACCGCCGGACGCCGCGGCGCGGTGCCCCACCCATTCACGACGGGCGACGAGTTGCTGGCCCGCTGCCGGGATTCCGGCCTCGACGTCGCCGAAGTCATGGCCGCCAACGAAGCGGCTCTGCACGGCGGTCCCGAAACCGTCGACGGGCATTTGGACGCCGTGTGGCGGACGATGCGCGAGTGCATCGACGCGGGCATGGCCGCCGAGGGCATCCTCCCCGGCGGCCTCGGCGTCCGGCGCCGCGCCTTCGAACTGCACCGCAGGTTGTTATCGGCACGCGCCGACGAGAAAGCCGACGCCCTGGCCGCCATGGAATGGGTGAACCTGTGGGCGCTGGCCGTCAACGAGGAAAACGCCGCCGGCGGCCGCGTGGTCACCGCGCCGACCAATGGCGCCGCGGGAATCGTGCCCGCCGTGATGCGCTACGCACGGGTCTACGTCGCCGGTTTCACGCCCGAGGCGGCGCGCCGGTTCCTGCTCGCGGCCGGGGCGATCGGCATCGTGGTGAAGGAAAACGCCTCGATCTCCGGCGCCGAAGTCGGCTGCCAGGGCGAGGTCGGATCGGCGGCGGCGATGGCGGCGGCTGGCCTGTGCGAAGTGATGGGCGGCGACCCGCGCCAGGTGGAGAACGCCGCGGAGATCGCCCTCGAGCACAACCTGGGGCTGACCTGCGATCCCGTCGGCGGGCTCGTCCAGATTCCCTGCATCGAGCGCAACGCCGTCGCCGCGGTGCAGGCGATCAACGCCGCTCGGCTGGCGCGGCTCGGCGACGGCGACCATGCGGTGACCCTCGACGAGGCAGTCGCGACGATGGCCGCCACCGGACGCGACATGATGACCAAGTACAAGGAGACCTCGACCGGCGGCCTCGCGGTCGCCCTGCGCATGCCCGTGAACAGGACGGAGTGCTGA
- a CDS encoding transglutaminase-like domain-containing protein → MLPDESFLASSAIIDADHPRVAALAEELRAETPDATIAATFAHVRDRIAHASDVDGGARHPVATTIEANTPVTASETLEAGAGYCYAQAHLLAALLRANGIPAGLRYQEVDDGVGGTVLHGIVAAWAPYLSETGGWLLLDPRHPAGDPRNSGHEWQTRALQHPFERNLPEIHAEPSPAVVTALREGGRFPAQP, encoded by the coding sequence ATGCTCCCCGACGAATCCTTCCTCGCCTCGTCCGCGATCATCGACGCGGACCATCCCCGGGTCGCGGCGCTGGCCGAAGAGCTGCGCGCCGAGACCCCGGACGCCACCATCGCGGCGACGTTCGCCCACGTCCGCGACCGAATCGCGCATGCGTCCGATGTCGACGGCGGCGCCCGGCATCCGGTCGCCACGACGATCGAGGCCAATACTCCCGTCACCGCCTCCGAAACGCTCGAGGCGGGCGCCGGCTACTGCTACGCCCAGGCGCACCTTCTCGCCGCACTGCTGCGGGCCAACGGCATCCCCGCCGGACTGCGGTACCAGGAGGTCGACGACGGAGTGGGCGGCACCGTGCTCCACGGCATCGTCGCCGCGTGGGCCCCGTACCTGTCCGAGACCGGCGGATGGCTGCTGCTCGACCCCCGCCACCCCGCGGGTGACCCCCGCAATTCCGGCCACGAGTGGCAGACCCGCGCGCTGCAGCACCCCTTCGAGCGCAACCTTCCGGAGATCCACGCCGAACCGTCGCCCGCCGTCGTGACGGCCCTGCGCGAGGGAGGCCGCTTTCCCGCGCAACCGTGA
- a CDS encoding CE1759 family FMN reductase, with product MRTIAVITAGLSTPSSTRRLADMLADATVAAITARGESAEVTFIEVRDLARDLADAFTVGGLSSRALDDARRTVASADAVIAVSPVFKASYSGLFKMFVDSLDDGALRSVPALLGATAGTARHSLAIDHAMRPLFSYMGAMVAPTGVFAATDDFGAATFTGGGNGAGGSHGGHAEGTAPLTARVSRAAGELADLVLAQGVGGLAAGATRRSGAGIEESGGPSFGELLKGHLG from the coding sequence TTGCGCACCATCGCAGTCATCACGGCCGGACTGTCCACGCCGTCGTCGACGCGCCGGCTGGCGGACATGCTTGCCGACGCCACCGTCGCCGCCATCACCGCACGCGGCGAATCCGCCGAGGTCACGTTCATCGAGGTCCGCGATCTCGCCCGCGACCTGGCGGACGCGTTCACCGTCGGCGGACTGTCGTCGCGGGCCCTCGACGACGCGCGCCGCACCGTCGCTTCCGCAGATGCCGTCATCGCGGTGTCGCCGGTGTTCAAGGCCTCGTATTCGGGACTGTTCAAGATGTTCGTCGATTCGCTTGACGACGGCGCCCTGCGGTCCGTGCCCGCCCTCCTCGGCGCGACCGCCGGAACGGCACGCCATTCGTTGGCGATCGATCACGCCATGCGCCCGCTGTTTTCGTACATGGGCGCGATGGTCGCGCCGACCGGCGTGTTCGCGGCGACGGATGATTTCGGCGCCGCCACCTTCACCGGCGGCGGGAACGGGGCCGGTGGGTCTCACGGCGGACACGCGGAAGGCACCGCTCCCCTGACCGCGCGGGTGTCCCGCGCCGCCGGCGAACTCGCCGATCTGGTCCTGGCGCAGGGCGTCGGAGGTTTGGCGGCGGGCGCCACCCGCCGGTCGGGCGCCGGAATCGAGGAATCCGGCGGCCCCTCCTTCGGCGAGCTGCTCAAGGGCCATCTGGGTTAA
- a CDS encoding LLM class flavin-dependent oxidoreductase, whose product MQFGIFTIGDVTTDPTDGTTPTEHERINAMTQMALKAEEVGLDVFATGEHHNPPFVPSSPTTHLGYIAAKTEKLQLSTATTLITTNDPVKIAEDYAFLQHLSGGRVDLMMGRGNTGPVYPWFGKDIRQGIPLAVENYHLLRRLWRERPVNWSGEFRTPLQGYVSTPWPLDDTPPFVWHGSIRSVQIAEQAAFYGDGFFHNNIFWNKEHTAKMVGIYRRRFEQYGHGRADQATVGLGGQVFIGDTEEQAKKFFRPYFDNAPVYGHGPSLEEFTEMTPLTVGTVEQVIERTMQFADWVGDYQRQLFLMDHAGLPLEVVLEQIEILGREVVPEVRRRMEARRPEHVPSDPPTHATLKLDRDHPHHRIQPGRVEDK is encoded by the coding sequence TTGCAGTTCGGCATTTTCACGATCGGCGACGTCACCACGGACCCGACGGACGGCACCACGCCCACCGAGCACGAGCGCATCAACGCCATGACCCAAATGGCGCTGAAGGCCGAGGAAGTGGGCCTGGACGTCTTCGCCACGGGCGAGCACCACAACCCGCCGTTCGTGCCCTCCTCCCCGACCACCCACCTCGGCTACATCGCGGCCAAGACCGAGAAGCTGCAGCTGTCCACGGCGACGACGCTGATCACCACCAACGACCCCGTCAAAATCGCCGAGGACTACGCCTTCCTGCAGCACCTGTCGGGCGGCCGCGTCGATCTCATGATGGGCCGCGGCAACACCGGCCCGGTGTACCCGTGGTTCGGCAAGGACATCCGCCAGGGCATCCCGCTGGCGGTGGAGAACTACCACCTGCTGCGCCGCCTGTGGCGCGAGCGCCCGGTCAACTGGTCGGGCGAGTTCCGCACGCCGTTGCAGGGGTACGTGTCCACGCCGTGGCCGCTGGACGACACCCCGCCGTTCGTGTGGCACGGCTCCATCCGTTCGGTGCAGATCGCGGAGCAGGCCGCGTTCTACGGCGACGGCTTCTTCCACAACAACATCTTCTGGAACAAGGAGCACACGGCGAAGATGGTGGGCATCTACCGCCGCCGCTTCGAGCAGTACGGCCACGGCCGCGCCGATCAGGCGACCGTCGGCCTCGGCGGGCAGGTGTTCATCGGCGACACGGAGGAGCAGGCGAAGAAGTTCTTCCGCCCCTATTTCGACAACGCCCCGGTGTACGGCCACGGCCCGTCGCTGGAGGAGTTCACGGAGATGACGCCGCTGACCGTCGGCACCGTCGAGCAGGTCATCGAGCGCACCATGCAATTCGCGGACTGGGTGGGCGATTACCAGCGCCAGCTTTTCCTCATGGACCATGCCGGCCTGCCGCTGGAGGTCGTCCTTGAGCAGATCGAGATCCTGGGCAGGGAGGTCGTGCCGGAGGTCCGCCGCCGCATGGAGGCCCGTCGCCCGGAGCACGTCCCCTCGGATCCGCCCACCCACGCCACGCTGAAGCTCGACCGCGACCACCCGCACCACAGGATCCAGCCGGGCCGCGTCGAGGACAAGTAG